In a genomic window of Candidatus Aminicenantes bacterium:
- the rocD gene encoding ornithine--oxo-acid transaminase, whose translation MQKYSSQELMDIEHRYGAHNYHPLEVVIAKADGIWVEDPEGKRYIDMLSAYSAVNQGHRHPAVIKALKDQADILTLTSRAFYNDKWPIFAKRLSELTGKEMILPMNTGAEAVETAIKTMRKWGYKVKKVAANKAEIIVFKDNFHGRTTTIVSFSTDPDGHDFYGPYMPGFKIVPYNDLKAVEKAVNKNTVGIMVEPIQGEAGVVVPDDGFLAGLGKIAKKNKILLAVDEIQTGFCRTGKLFAYQYEDVDPDIIIMGKALGGGVLPVSAVAANESVLGVFKPGTHGSTFGGNPLACAVAMAAIDVLVDEKLAERAAENGAYFMTRLRELQKRSNKIKLVRGKGLLIAVVLKKSAGKARQYTTALKDKGLLCKETHDWIIRFAPPLVITRADIDFAMEKIREVLV comes from the coding sequence ATGCAAAAATACAGTTCCCAGGAATTGATGGATATCGAACACCGCTACGGGGCCCACAACTACCACCCCTTGGAAGTGGTCATCGCCAAGGCCGACGGCATTTGGGTCGAGGATCCCGAGGGCAAGCGCTATATCGACATGCTTTCGGCCTACTCGGCCGTCAACCAGGGCCATCGCCACCCGGCCGTCATCAAGGCCCTCAAGGATCAGGCCGACATCCTGACTCTGACCTCCCGGGCTTTTTATAACGATAAGTGGCCCATTTTCGCTAAGAGGCTTTCCGAATTGACCGGCAAGGAGATGATCCTGCCCATGAACACCGGCGCCGAAGCGGTGGAAACGGCGATCAAGACCATGCGCAAGTGGGGCTACAAGGTCAAGAAAGTGGCCGCCAACAAAGCCGAGATCATCGTTTTCAAAGACAACTTCCACGGCCGCACCACCACCATCGTCTCTTTCTCCACCGATCCCGACGGCCACGATTTTTACGGCCCTTACATGCCGGGTTTCAAGATCGTTCCCTACAACGACCTGAAGGCCGTTGAAAAAGCGGTCAACAAGAACACGGTCGGCATCATGGTCGAGCCCATCCAGGGCGAGGCCGGCGTGGTGGTCCCGGACGACGGCTTCCTGGCCGGGCTGGGCAAGATCGCCAAGAAGAACAAAATCCTGCTGGCCGTAGACGAGATCCAGACCGGCTTCTGCCGCACCGGCAAGCTGTTCGCCTACCAGTACGAAGATGTCGATCCCGACATCATCATCATGGGCAAGGCCCTCGGCGGCGGCGTCCTGCCGGTTTCGGCCGTGGCCGCCAACGAGAGCGTGCTCGGAGTCTTCAAGCCCGGCACCCACGGTTCCACCTTCGGCGGCAATCCGCTGGCCTGTGCCGTGGCCATGGCCGCCATCGACGTGCTGGTCGACGAAAAGCTGGCCGAGCGCGCCGCCGAGAACGGCGCCTATTTCATGACCCGCTTACGCGAACTGCAAAAGCGTTCCAACAAAATCAAGCTGGTGCGCGGCAAGGGGCTGCTGATTGCGGTGGTGCTCAAAAAGTCGGCCGGCAAGGCGCGCCAGTACACGACGGCTCTCAAGGATAAGGGGCTGCTCTGCAAGGAGACCCACGACTGGATCATTCGCTTCGCCCCGCCGCTGGTCATCACCAGGGCCGACATCGACTTTGCCATGGAGAAGATCAGAGAAGTCCTGGTCTGA
- a CDS encoding CBS domain-containing protein has product MKAEKILENKGKEVYSVHVDAIVNDAMQVMSDKNVGALMVLDGQRNVQGIVSERDIMRSCYRSQANVKGLAVREVMTPREKLIVARAEDDVNDLMAAMTQNRIRHIPVVDERDKVVGMISIGDIIKANLKDKDYQIRHLKDYIESKYPL; this is encoded by the coding sequence ATGAAGGCTGAAAAAATCTTGGAAAACAAGGGCAAGGAGGTGTACTCGGTCCATGTCGACGCCATTGTCAACGATGCCATGCAGGTCATGAGCGACAAGAACGTCGGCGCCCTGATGGTCCTGGACGGTCAACGGAATGTCCAAGGCATCGTTTCCGAACGGGATATCATGCGCAGCTGCTACCGCAGCCAGGCCAATGTCAAGGGACTGGCGGTCAGGGAGGTCATGACTCCGCGCGAGAAACTGATCGTGGCCCGGGCCGAGGACGATGTCAACGACCTGATGGCGGCCATGACCCAGAACCGCATCCGCCACATCCCGGTGGTCGACGAACGCGACAAGGTCGTGGGCATGATCTCCATCGGCGATATCATCAAGGCGAATCTCAAGGACAAGGACTACCAGATCCGCCATTTGAAAGATTACATCGAGAGCAAATATCCTTTATAG
- a CDS encoding gamma-glutamyl-gamma-aminobutyrate hydrolase family protein (Members of this family of hydrolases with an active site Cys residue belong to MEROPS family C26.), translated as MKKLSRSIFCLLLFPFALAAAEAESLTLPGVPVIVMTHPTLFQVKNIVEMFEKDIIPLKKMTLLGIYHEDEFANEEEAAAYQEAFAYVQREHVDWVRFRKVTGRVEMADLFKENLWTSQFREIFAAASGIIFTGGMDIPPALYGQGTSLLSEPTTPARHLYEISFLFHLLGGSRNPSFVPFLSGRREFPVLAICLGLQSLNVALGGTLVQDIPGDIYGQKTVQEVLAAGPDAVHSGVYMEKLFPNDAELRMTFHRIRLGRDSIFLRRMGFAGTDRPFVATAHHQAIGKLGASLRVTATSLDGRIAEAAEHSLFPNVLGIQFHPERHTLYRKGLFLHQKTGDPSDFNPLSFLQDNPPTLAFHRAIWKWFGEQVLAEKNSVYGSR; from the coding sequence ATGAAAAAACTGAGCCGGTCCATTTTTTGTCTACTCCTCTTCCCCTTCGCCCTGGCGGCGGCTGAAGCAGAAAGCCTGACCTTGCCGGGGGTGCCGGTCATCGTCATGACCCATCCCACCCTCTTCCAGGTCAAGAACATAGTGGAAATGTTCGAAAAGGACATCATCCCGCTGAAAAAGATGACTTTACTGGGCATCTATCACGAGGACGAGTTCGCCAACGAGGAGGAAGCCGCGGCCTACCAGGAGGCCTTCGCCTATGTCCAGCGCGAGCATGTCGATTGGGTGCGTTTCCGCAAGGTCACCGGCCGGGTCGAGATGGCGGACCTTTTCAAGGAGAATCTCTGGACCTCGCAATTCAGGGAGATCTTCGCGGCTGCCAGCGGCATCATCTTCACCGGCGGCATGGACATTCCGCCGGCGCTGTATGGACAGGGTACCAGCCTGCTCAGCGAGCCGACGACGCCGGCGCGCCATTTATACGAGATATCGTTCCTCTTCCATCTGCTGGGCGGTAGCCGCAATCCGTCGTTTGTCCCGTTCCTGTCCGGGCGCCGGGAGTTCCCTGTCCTGGCCATCTGCCTCGGCCTCCAGAGCCTGAACGTGGCCCTTGGCGGCACGCTGGTCCAGGATATTCCAGGCGACATCTACGGCCAGAAAACGGTGCAAGAGGTCCTGGCCGCCGGCCCCGATGCGGTCCATTCGGGCGTCTACATGGAAAAGCTTTTCCCCAACGACGCGGAATTGAGGATGACCTTCCATCGCATCCGCCTGGGCCGGGACAGCATTTTCCTGCGCCGCATGGGATTCGCCGGCACCGACCGGCCTTTCGTGGCCACGGCCCATCACCAAGCCATAGGCAAGCTGGGCGCCAGCCTGCGCGTGACCGCCACCTCACTGGACGGCAGGATAGCGGAAGCGGCCGAGCACTCCCTTTTTCCCAATGTCTTGGGGATCCAGTTCCATCCCGAGCGCCATACCCTTTACCGCAAGGGGCTTTTCCTGCACCAAAAAACCGGCGATCCCTCGGATTTCAACCCCCTGTCTTTCCTGCAGGACAACCCGCCGACGCTGGCATTTCACCGCGCCATTTGGAAGTGGTTCGGCGAGCAGGTGCTGGCAGAAAAGAACTCGGTATACGGTTCACGGTAG
- the fabF gene encoding beta-ketoacyl-ACP synthase II: protein MTFFSSKTIPLHRVVVTGIGLITPTGKNKGENWENISNGRSGIGMITRFDASQHASKIAGEVKNYDSNQYFDRKEVRKFDPFIQFALIAAEEAVKDSGLDLNAIDREKAGVYIGSGIGGIQTIETNKEILMQKGPDRISPFFLPASIANLAAGQVSIKFGFKGPNLANCTACASGTHALGDSMRIIQRGEANVMLAGGAEYPISPLGVAGFNAMRALSTRNDQPQKASRPFDKDRDGFVIGEGSAILVLESLEHASKRGARIFAEIVGYGFTGDAYHMTAPDPDADGAYRVMKLALADAGLRPEDIVYINAHGTSTELNDKLETHAIKRLFGAHAYKLAVSSTKSMTGHMLGATGSAEVAFTILAMLNSFIPPTINYETPDPECDLNYTPNQGVKRDIPYALSNSFGFGGTNASLLLKKFSE from the coding sequence ATGACTTTTTTTAGCAGCAAAACCATACCTTTGCACCGGGTGGTCGTCACCGGGATTGGCCTGATCACCCCGACCGGGAAAAACAAAGGCGAAAACTGGGAAAACATCAGCAACGGGCGCAGCGGCATCGGCATGATCACCCGCTTCGACGCCAGCCAGCATGCCAGCAAGATCGCCGGCGAGGTCAAGAACTACGACTCGAACCAGTACTTCGACAGGAAGGAAGTTAGGAAATTCGATCCCTTCATCCAGTTCGCTTTGATCGCCGCGGAAGAAGCGGTCAAGGATTCGGGACTGGATCTCAACGCCATCGACAGGGAAAAAGCCGGTGTCTACATCGGCTCCGGCATCGGCGGCATCCAAACCATCGAGACCAACAAGGAAATTTTGATGCAGAAGGGGCCGGATCGGATATCGCCCTTCTTCCTGCCGGCCAGCATTGCCAACCTGGCTGCCGGCCAGGTCTCCATCAAGTTTGGCTTCAAGGGCCCCAACCTGGCCAACTGCACCGCCTGCGCCTCCGGCACCCATGCCCTCGGCGACTCCATGCGCATCATCCAGCGCGGCGAGGCGAACGTCATGCTGGCCGGCGGGGCCGAATATCCGATCTCGCCGCTGGGCGTGGCCGGGTTCAACGCCATGCGCGCCCTTTCCACCCGCAACGACCAGCCGCAAAAAGCCTCGCGGCCGTTCGACAAGGATCGCGACGGCTTCGTCATCGGCGAAGGCTCGGCCATACTGGTACTGGAGTCGCTGGAGCACGCCAGCAAGCGCGGGGCCCGCATCTTCGCCGAAATCGTCGGCTACGGTTTCACCGGCGACGCTTATCACATGACCGCTCCCGATCCCGACGCTGACGGCGCCTACCGGGTGATGAAGCTCGCCCTGGCCGACGCCGGACTGCGACCCGAAGACATCGTCTACATCAACGCCCACGGCACGTCCACCGAACTCAACGACAAGCTGGAAACCCACGCCATCAAGCGCCTGTTCGGCGCCCACGCCTACAAGCTGGCGGTCAGCTCAACCAAGTCCATGACCGGACACATGCTGGGAGCCACCGGCAGCGCCGAGGTGGCCTTCACCATCCTGGCCATGCTCAACTCCTTCATCCCGCCGACCATCAATTACGAAACCCCCGACCCCGAATGCGATCTGAATTACACTCCCAACCAGGGGGTCAAGCGGGACATCCCTTACGCCCTCTCCAATTCCTTCGGGTTCGGCGGCACCAACGCTTCCCTGCTCTTGAAAAAATTCAGCGAATAA
- the acpP gene encoding acyl carrier protein, whose protein sequence is MKKDEILGKVKAVVAEKLNVGEDQVTEDAKFVEDLGADSLDQVELIMALEDEFSLKIPEEDAEKLLTVGSAVDYVLKKAQ, encoded by the coding sequence ATGAAAAAAGATGAAATCTTGGGCAAAGTGAAAGCAGTGGTGGCTGAAAAGCTGAATGTTGGCGAAGACCAGGTTACCGAAGACGCCAAGTTCGTTGAAGACCTGGGTGCCGACTCCCTGGACCAGGTGGAGCTGATCATGGCTCTGGAAGACGAATTCTCCCTGAAGATCCCCGAGGAAGATGCCGAGAAACTCCTGACCGTCGGCTCGGCCGTCGACTATGTACTGAAGAAAGCCCAGTAG
- the fabG gene encoding 3-oxoacyl-[acyl-carrier-protein] reductase, translating to MSDARQTAVITGAARGIGKAIAQKLAQAGMNIVVSDILYEEALKTAAEIEKTGAGVLAVKTDVASAKDAEGLIKQAVAAFGSVDVLVNNAGITRDNLSIRMSESDWDLVLDINLKGTFLCSQVAAKEMMKKRFGRIVNMASVSGILGTAGQANYASSKAGVIALTKSMARELGGRNITVNAVAPGFILTEMTEKLPDSVKEAYIAQIALKRAGTPDDVAAAVQFLISPAAQYITGTVINVSGGLLI from the coding sequence ATGTCTGATGCACGGCAAACGGCGGTCATCACCGGCGCGGCGCGCGGCATCGGCAAGGCCATCGCCCAAAAACTGGCCCAGGCGGGCATGAACATCGTCGTTTCCGACATCCTATACGAGGAAGCGCTGAAAACGGCCGCCGAAATCGAAAAAACGGGCGCCGGCGTTCTGGCCGTGAAAACCGATGTCGCCAGCGCCAAGGACGCCGAAGGACTGATCAAGCAGGCCGTAGCCGCCTTCGGTTCGGTCGATGTTCTGGTCAACAACGCCGGCATCACCCGCGACAACCTCTCCATACGCATGAGCGAAAGCGACTGGGACCTGGTGCTGGACATCAACCTCAAGGGGACTTTCCTGTGCTCGCAGGTCGCGGCCAAGGAAATGATGAAAAAGCGCTTCGGCCGGATCGTCAACATGGCATCGGTCAGCGGCATCCTGGGCACGGCCGGGCAGGCGAATTACGCCTCGTCAAAAGCCGGGGTCATCGCCTTGACCAAATCCATGGCCCGCGAACTGGGCGGCCGAAATATCACCGTCAACGCGGTGGCTCCGGGATTCATCCTCACCGAAATGACCGAAAAACTGCCCGACAGCGTCAAGGAAGCCTACATCGCCCAGATCGCGCTGAAGCGGGCCGGCACTCCCGACGACGTGGCCGCGGCCGTCCAATTCCTGATATCGCCTGCCGCTCAATATATAACTGGAACCGTGATCAACGTTTCAGGCGGGCTTTTGATTTAA
- the plsX gene encoding phosphate acyltransferase PlsX: protein METVKIAVDAMGGDDAPAIVIEGVVDYIRENQRDDGFKIILVGKEKEINKELKKYRNVRLDRLEIIDALEEISMKEHFLSYWRKREETSIKKAIDLVKNDKAKAMVSAGNTGAVMALAKTVLGTIKNIDRPALAIMIPTLKGNSLLVDVGANTDSKPHNLVQFALMGKVYLENVYGVKNPRIGLMNIGEEEVKGNELTKTTHNLLKQLDINFIGNVEGRDVYLGEADLIVTDGFTGNVALKISEGVVGVMLSMLKREIMSNIFSKIGFFFLRHSLGRIKKKLDYAEYGGALLLGVNGIVIIGHGSSNAKAIKNAVYLSYKFISQKVLEKISLEIEKTQISLPELKNV from the coding sequence ATGGAAACCGTAAAGATAGCCGTTGACGCCATGGGCGGCGACGACGCGCCCGCCATCGTCATCGAAGGCGTGGTCGACTACATTCGCGAAAACCAGCGCGATGACGGCTTCAAGATCATACTGGTCGGCAAAGAAAAAGAGATCAACAAGGAACTGAAAAAATATCGCAACGTCCGCCTCGACCGCCTGGAGATCATCGATGCCCTGGAAGAAATTTCCATGAAGGAGCATTTTCTCTCCTACTGGCGGAAACGCGAGGAAACATCGATCAAAAAAGCAATCGACCTGGTCAAGAACGACAAGGCCAAAGCCATGGTGTCGGCCGGCAACACCGGCGCCGTCATGGCCCTGGCCAAGACCGTCCTGGGCACGATTAAAAACATCGACCGCCCGGCCCTGGCCATCATGATCCCCACCCTGAAGGGAAATTCGCTGCTGGTCGACGTCGGGGCCAACACCGATTCAAAACCGCACAACCTGGTGCAATTCGCCCTGATGGGCAAGGTCTACCTGGAAAACGTGTATGGCGTCAAGAATCCCCGCATCGGCTTGATGAACATCGGCGAGGAGGAGGTCAAGGGCAACGAATTGACCAAGACCACCCACAATCTGCTCAAGCAACTCGACATCAATTTCATCGGCAACGTCGAAGGCCGCGACGTGTACCTGGGCGAAGCCGACCTGATCGTCACCGACGGCTTCACCGGCAACGTCGCCCTCAAGATCTCCGAAGGGGTGGTCGGCGTCATGCTGTCGATGCTGAAGCGGGAAATCATGTCCAACATTTTTTCCAAGATCGGTTTCTTCTTCCTCAGGCACTCGCTCGGCCGCATCAAAAAGAAGCTCGATTACGCCGAGTACGGCGGAGCGCTGCTGCTCGGGGTCAACGGCATCGTCATCATCGGCCACGGCAGTTCCAACGCCAAAGCCATCAAGAACGCCGTTTACCTCAGCTACAAATTCATCTCGCAAAAGGTACTGGAAAAGATCTCCCTGGAGATCGAAAAAACGCAAATTTCGCTACCGGAGTTGAAAAATGTCTGA
- the rpmF gene encoding 50S ribosomal protein L32, whose protein sequence is MAQPKRRHSHARKNKRRSHHALKVEGLSVCPKCSEPKLPHRVCGNCGYYQGKQIVKGAEA, encoded by the coding sequence ATGGCCCAACCGAAACGGAGACATTCCCATGCCAGAAAGAATAAAAGGCGGTCGCACCACGCGCTGAAGGTGGAGGGACTGTCGGTCTGCCCCAAATGCAGCGAACCCAAGCTGCCCCACCGCGTATGCGGCAACTGCGGCTATTACCAGGGAAAACAGATCGTCAAGGGTGCTGAAGCCTGA
- a CDS encoding DUF177 domain-containing protein, whose amino-acid sequence MIINVNRIAEQGLALNDTIDLDSARLLEDESFFVEGLNYQIFFKRENQRIQAQGKIKTAISLVCVRCLEQFELKINSRFDIILFPKELVDIRSTSLDEEELEYIFFENDQIDLEKILIEQVNLFIPFKPVCSPDCKGICPGCGANLNRSACPCDQSKNEIKFLFEKVKR is encoded by the coding sequence ATGATCATCAACGTCAACCGAATTGCTGAACAAGGCCTTGCGCTCAACGACACCATCGATCTGGACAGCGCCCGTCTGCTGGAAGACGAGAGTTTTTTCGTCGAGGGCCTAAACTATCAGATATTTTTTAAAAGGGAGAACCAGCGCATCCAGGCCCAGGGCAAGATCAAGACCGCCATCTCCCTGGTCTGCGTCCGTTGCCTGGAACAGTTCGAGCTCAAGATCAACTCCCGTTTCGATATCATCCTTTTTCCCAAGGAACTGGTGGATATACGCAGCACGTCCCTGGATGAGGAAGAACTGGAATACATATTTTTTGAAAACGACCAGATCGACCTGGAAAAGATCCTGATCGAACAGGTCAACCTTTTCATTCCCTTCAAACCGGTCTGCAGCCCCGACTGCAAGGGGATCTGCCCCGGCTGCGGCGCCAATTTGAACCGCAGCGCCTGCCCCTGCGACCAGTCCAAAAATGAAATCAAGTTTTTATTCGAAAAAGTAAAGAGGTGA